AGCACGTAGTGGAAGTGCGCGACGATGTAGTAGGTGTCGGTCTGCTGGTAGTCGTGTGGCGCGATCGCGTGGGTCACCCCCGACAGACCACCGATGGTGAACTGCGCCACGAGTCCGATCGCGAACAACATCGGTGCGGTCAGCTGGATCCGACCGCCCCACATCGTCGCGACCCAGTTGAAGATCTTGATCCCCGTTGGCACCGCGATCACCATCGACGACAACGCGAACCCGGTGTTGGCGATCGGTCCGAGCCCTGCGGCGAACATGTGGTGGGCCCACACCCCGAACCCGATGAACGCGATCGCGGCGCCGGCGAAGACCACCGCGGCGTAGCCGAACAGGGGCTTGCGACTGAAGACCGGCAGGACCTCGGAGACGATCCCGAACGAGGGCAGGATCATGATGTAGACCTCGGGGTGGCCGAACACCCAGAACAGGTGCTGCCACAGGACCGGGTCGGCGCCCTTGCCGACGTCGAAGAAGTTGCTGCCGAGGATCCGGTCGGCGGTCAGCTCGAACAGGCCGACCGCCAGGACGGGGAGGGCGAACAGCAGCAGGAACGCGGTCACGAACGTCATCCAGGAGAACACCGGCATGCGGAGCAGCGTCATGCCGGGCGCACGCAGGTTGAGGATGGTGACGATGAAGTTCACCGCGGACGCCAGCGACGCGATCCCCAGGATCTGCAGTCCGACCGCGTAGAAGTCCATCCCCGACCCGGGGTTGTACGCGAACAGCGAGTTGGGGGCGTACCCGAACCAGCCGCCCGTGGGCGCCTCCCCGAACAAGAAGCTCGAGTTGAGGAACAGCCCGCCGAGGAAGAACACCCAGTAGCTCATCGCGTTCAGCCGTGGGAACGCCATGTCGCGGGCGCCGATCTGGATCGGCATGACGTAGTTCATGAACGCCGCGGTCATCGGCATGATCACGAGG
This Actinomycetota bacterium DNA region includes the following protein-coding sequences:
- a CDS encoding cbb3-type cytochrome c oxidase subunit I, translated to MATASIERSVTFRRPTSKTGLVGWLTTVDHKKIGILYGMTAFAFFIVGGIEALLIRMQLAGPNGDVLSADVYNQLFTMHGVTMIFLVIMPMTAAFMNYVMPIQIGARDMAFPRLNAMSYWVFFLGGLFLNSSFLFGEAPTGGWFGYAPNSLFAYNPGSGMDFYAVGLQILGIASLASAVNFIVTILNLRAPGMTLLRMPVFSWMTFVTAFLLLFALPVLAVGLFELTADRILGSNFFDVGKGADPVLWQHLFWVFGHPEVYIMILPSFGIVSEVLPVFSRKPLFGYAAVVFAGAAIAFIGFGVWAHHMFAAGLGPIANTGFALSSMVIAVPTGIKIFNWVATMWGGRIQLTAPMLFAIGLVAQFTIGGLSGVTHAIAPHDYQQTDTYYIVAHFHYVL